One window of the Salminus brasiliensis chromosome 1, fSalBra1.hap2, whole genome shotgun sequence genome contains the following:
- the gzf1 gene encoding uncharacterized protein gzf1 isoform X2, giving the protein MTMRDPVVQIKSSCYLENLLEAMWNLRTTGDLCDIAVQVDFQGQLEEFGAHQVLLAASSGYFKTCLLVDEQVKKVFLSEISPRAFKKFLEYVYSGKMEVEESYLSNILQMAKQLDCQSLVEACDSKLLNYNSENTHQRKIEEKNLGRSEKHTTKLVGLRKKLKATLSEKAEHLEAQGRRSSSRLAGRRVSVNFKKKKTARKARAQSEASDTPVSPEESEMTQEEPLKIGETESKDDSGQIFPEHEALTDSGSESPCPYNIDVAAEDIQNPEVLSAEATEETDEAEKEGKTGSAKYNCQKCCRSFRYEKSYLKHVRVSHGIQTDTTYRCDICQQTFANRCNLKIHERHVHNDERLFPCDVCGKAFKRKKDVTRHRRQVHEGGTERHYCPICGKSLSSKTALTLHERTHTGDKPYNCDECGARFSQSSALKTHQRIHTGEKPFACDMCDARFTQNHMLAYHKRCHTGEKPFMCENCGKSFASKEYLKHHARIHSGFKPYKCDNCGRAFAQRNSLHQHMKIHTGERPYHCKDCDKQFTQLNALQRHQRIHTGEKPYMCSMCRRTFTDKSTVRRHTMTHDKDTPWKNYLVVLEGNVEDRVKMPKDSSGKKDKAAGNVEEHQSEEKQSEAKTQEIVTVSEEPVTISGDWAGPGTIALVSHGALGSLTVIQTEVPAGTQLQPIVTADGASVISLDSSTVGIPVTVPFSIPISVAHSISESTALSGSVPHSDQATVSEAMLTPAVTAVSSSGDAATEALLTPAEVSLSTECIMTQSVVEQVEQGQNSDAHEETSEHVQPTETVEAMDISTGD; this is encoded by the exons ATGACAATGAGAGACCCAGTAGTTCAGATCAAATCCAGCTGTTATCTGGAGAATTTGCTTGAGGCAATGTGGAACTTGAGGACCACTGGTGATCTGTGTGATATTGCAGTGCAGGTAGATTTCCAAGGGCAGCTGGAAGAATTTGGGGCCCACCAAGTGCTGCTTGCTGCATCCAGTGGCTATTTCAAGACCTGCCTTTTAGTGGATGAACAAGTGAAAAAAGTATTCTTAAGTGAAATTTCACCCAGAGCCTTTAAAAAATTTCTAGAATATGTCTATTCTGGAAAAATGGAAGTGGAAGAGAGCTATCTGAGCAACATATTGCAGATGGCGAAGCAGCTGGACTGCCAAAGCTTAGTGGAGGCTTGTGATTCGAAGCTTTTGAATTATAATTCggaaaacacacatcagaggaAAATTGAAGAGAAAAACTTAGGGAGGTCAGAAAAGCACACAACAAAATTAGTAGGTTTGAGAAAAAAGCTGAAAGCCACCCTCTCCGAAAAGGCTGAACACTTAGAGGCACAGggcaggaggagcagcagcaggttAGCAGGCCGCAGAGTCTCTGTGAacttcaaaaagaaaaagactgcCCGCAAAGCAAGAGCCCAGTCTGAGGCATCGGACACCCCGGTAAGTCCAGAAGAATCAGAGATGACACAAGAAGAGCCGTTGAAGATTGGTGAAACTGAGTCCAAGGATGATAGTGGTCAGATTTTCCCTGAGCACGAGGCCCTTACAGACAGCGGGTCCGAATCACCTTGCCCATACAACATTGATGTAGCAGCTGAAGATATTCAGAACCCTGAGGTCCTGTCAGCTGAAGCCACAGAAGAAACCGATGAGGCTGAAAAGGAAGGCAAGACGGGCAGTGCCAAGTATAACTGTCAGAAGTGCTGTCGTTCATTCCGCTATGAGAAGAGCTACCTGAAGCATGTCAGGGTTAGTCATGGCATCCAGACTGACACTACCTACCGCTGTGACATCTGCCAGCAGACTTTCGCCAACCGCTGCAACCTAAAAATCCATGAACGGCACGTGCACAATGACGAAAGGCTCTTTCCATGTGATGTGTGTGGCAAGGCCTTCAAACGCAAGAAGGATGTGACGCGACACAGGCGGCAGGTCCATGAGGGTGGAACTGAGCGCCACTACTGCCCCATCTGTGGTAAATCTCTAAGCTCCAAAACAGCCCTCACTCTGCATGAGAGAACCCACACCGGTGACAAGCCCTACAACTGCGACGAATGTGGAGCCAGGTTCTCCCAAAGCTCTGCACTCAAGACACATCAGAG GATCCACACCGGTGAGAAGCCATTTGCTTGTGATATGTGTGATGCCAGGTTCACCCAGAACCACATGCTGGCTTACCATAAGAGATGCCACACAG GAGAAAAGCCCTTCATGTGTGAAAACTGCGGGAAAAGCTTTGCATCTAAAGAATACCTAAAGCACCATGCCAGAATCCACTCTGGCTTCAAGCCTTACAAGTGTGACAACTGTGGAAGAGCATTTGCTCAACGGAACTCACTTCATCAGCATATGAAAATACACACAG GTGAAAGGCCATACCACTGTAAGGACTGTGACAAGCAGTTCACCCAGCTGAACGCTCTTCAGAGGCATCAAAGAAtacacacaggagagaagccatacATGTGCAGCATGTGTCGCCGGACCTTTACAGACAAGTCTACTGTCCGCAGACACACCATG ACTCATGACAAGGACACTCCTTGGAAGAATTATCTAGTGGTTCTGGAGGGTAATGTAGAAGATCGTGTCAAGATGCCAAAAGATTCCTCTGGGAAGAAGGACAAGGCAGCAGGGAATGTAGAAGAACACCAGTCAGAGGAGAAGCAGAGTGAAGCTAAGACCCAGGAGATAGTGACTGTGTCAGAAGAGCCAGTGACCATCTCTGGTGACTGGGCTGGCCCTGGCACCATTGCGTTGGTTAgccatggagcactgggcagcCTAACAGTTATCCAGACTGAAGTGCCCGCTGGTACACAACTGCAGCCCATTGTCACCGCTGATGGAGCCAGTGTCATTTCTCTGGACAGCTCTACTGTTGGCATTCCTGTTACCGTTCCCTTTTCCATTCCTATCTCTGTTGCACATTCCATCTCTGAGTCAACAGCACTTTCTGGCTCAGTCCCACACTCTGACCAAGCCACAGTTTCTGAAGCCATGTTGACTCCAGCAGTCACAGCTGTATCATCGTCAGGAGACGCAGCCACAGAAGCCCTTCTGactccagctgaagtcagtttGTCTACTGAATGCATAATGACACAGTCAGTAGTGGAGCAGGTTGAACAGGGACAAAATTCAGATGCACATGAGGAAACCTCTGAGCATGTGCAGCCTACTGAAACAGTAGAGGCCATGGATATCTCTACAGGAGACTAA
- the gzf1 gene encoding uncharacterized protein gzf1 isoform X1, giving the protein MGFLSFFCSLCAVFRKGMTMRDPVVQIKSSCYLENLLEAMWNLRTTGDLCDIAVQVDFQGQLEEFGAHQVLLAASSGYFKTCLLVDEQVKKVFLSEISPRAFKKFLEYVYSGKMEVEESYLSNILQMAKQLDCQSLVEACDSKLLNYNSENTHQRKIEEKNLGRSEKHTTKLVGLRKKLKATLSEKAEHLEAQGRRSSSRLAGRRVSVNFKKKKTARKARAQSEASDTPVSPEESEMTQEEPLKIGETESKDDSGQIFPEHEALTDSGSESPCPYNIDVAAEDIQNPEVLSAEATEETDEAEKEGKTGSAKYNCQKCCRSFRYEKSYLKHVRVSHGIQTDTTYRCDICQQTFANRCNLKIHERHVHNDERLFPCDVCGKAFKRKKDVTRHRRQVHEGGTERHYCPICGKSLSSKTALTLHERTHTGDKPYNCDECGARFSQSSALKTHQRIHTGEKPFACDMCDARFTQNHMLAYHKRCHTGEKPFMCENCGKSFASKEYLKHHARIHSGFKPYKCDNCGRAFAQRNSLHQHMKIHTGERPYHCKDCDKQFTQLNALQRHQRIHTGEKPYMCSMCRRTFTDKSTVRRHTMTHDKDTPWKNYLVVLEGNVEDRVKMPKDSSGKKDKAAGNVEEHQSEEKQSEAKTQEIVTVSEEPVTISGDWAGPGTIALVSHGALGSLTVIQTEVPAGTQLQPIVTADGASVISLDSSTVGIPVTVPFSIPISVAHSISESTALSGSVPHSDQATVSEAMLTPAVTAVSSSGDAATEALLTPAEVSLSTECIMTQSVVEQVEQGQNSDAHEETSEHVQPTETVEAMDISTGD; this is encoded by the exons ATgggttttctgtctttcttctgtTCTCTTTGTGCAGTTTTCAGAAAGGGAATGACAATGAGAGACCCAGTAGTTCAGATCAAATCCAGCTGTTATCTGGAGAATTTGCTTGAGGCAATGTGGAACTTGAGGACCACTGGTGATCTGTGTGATATTGCAGTGCAGGTAGATTTCCAAGGGCAGCTGGAAGAATTTGGGGCCCACCAAGTGCTGCTTGCTGCATCCAGTGGCTATTTCAAGACCTGCCTTTTAGTGGATGAACAAGTGAAAAAAGTATTCTTAAGTGAAATTTCACCCAGAGCCTTTAAAAAATTTCTAGAATATGTCTATTCTGGAAAAATGGAAGTGGAAGAGAGCTATCTGAGCAACATATTGCAGATGGCGAAGCAGCTGGACTGCCAAAGCTTAGTGGAGGCTTGTGATTCGAAGCTTTTGAATTATAATTCggaaaacacacatcagaggaAAATTGAAGAGAAAAACTTAGGGAGGTCAGAAAAGCACACAACAAAATTAGTAGGTTTGAGAAAAAAGCTGAAAGCCACCCTCTCCGAAAAGGCTGAACACTTAGAGGCACAGggcaggaggagcagcagcaggttAGCAGGCCGCAGAGTCTCTGTGAacttcaaaaagaaaaagactgcCCGCAAAGCAAGAGCCCAGTCTGAGGCATCGGACACCCCGGTAAGTCCAGAAGAATCAGAGATGACACAAGAAGAGCCGTTGAAGATTGGTGAAACTGAGTCCAAGGATGATAGTGGTCAGATTTTCCCTGAGCACGAGGCCCTTACAGACAGCGGGTCCGAATCACCTTGCCCATACAACATTGATGTAGCAGCTGAAGATATTCAGAACCCTGAGGTCCTGTCAGCTGAAGCCACAGAAGAAACCGATGAGGCTGAAAAGGAAGGCAAGACGGGCAGTGCCAAGTATAACTGTCAGAAGTGCTGTCGTTCATTCCGCTATGAGAAGAGCTACCTGAAGCATGTCAGGGTTAGTCATGGCATCCAGACTGACACTACCTACCGCTGTGACATCTGCCAGCAGACTTTCGCCAACCGCTGCAACCTAAAAATCCATGAACGGCACGTGCACAATGACGAAAGGCTCTTTCCATGTGATGTGTGTGGCAAGGCCTTCAAACGCAAGAAGGATGTGACGCGACACAGGCGGCAGGTCCATGAGGGTGGAACTGAGCGCCACTACTGCCCCATCTGTGGTAAATCTCTAAGCTCCAAAACAGCCCTCACTCTGCATGAGAGAACCCACACCGGTGACAAGCCCTACAACTGCGACGAATGTGGAGCCAGGTTCTCCCAAAGCTCTGCACTCAAGACACATCAGAG GATCCACACCGGTGAGAAGCCATTTGCTTGTGATATGTGTGATGCCAGGTTCACCCAGAACCACATGCTGGCTTACCATAAGAGATGCCACACAG GAGAAAAGCCCTTCATGTGTGAAAACTGCGGGAAAAGCTTTGCATCTAAAGAATACCTAAAGCACCATGCCAGAATCCACTCTGGCTTCAAGCCTTACAAGTGTGACAACTGTGGAAGAGCATTTGCTCAACGGAACTCACTTCATCAGCATATGAAAATACACACAG GTGAAAGGCCATACCACTGTAAGGACTGTGACAAGCAGTTCACCCAGCTGAACGCTCTTCAGAGGCATCAAAGAAtacacacaggagagaagccatacATGTGCAGCATGTGTCGCCGGACCTTTACAGACAAGTCTACTGTCCGCAGACACACCATG ACTCATGACAAGGACACTCCTTGGAAGAATTATCTAGTGGTTCTGGAGGGTAATGTAGAAGATCGTGTCAAGATGCCAAAAGATTCCTCTGGGAAGAAGGACAAGGCAGCAGGGAATGTAGAAGAACACCAGTCAGAGGAGAAGCAGAGTGAAGCTAAGACCCAGGAGATAGTGACTGTGTCAGAAGAGCCAGTGACCATCTCTGGTGACTGGGCTGGCCCTGGCACCATTGCGTTGGTTAgccatggagcactgggcagcCTAACAGTTATCCAGACTGAAGTGCCCGCTGGTACACAACTGCAGCCCATTGTCACCGCTGATGGAGCCAGTGTCATTTCTCTGGACAGCTCTACTGTTGGCATTCCTGTTACCGTTCCCTTTTCCATTCCTATCTCTGTTGCACATTCCATCTCTGAGTCAACAGCACTTTCTGGCTCAGTCCCACACTCTGACCAAGCCACAGTTTCTGAAGCCATGTTGACTCCAGCAGTCACAGCTGTATCATCGTCAGGAGACGCAGCCACAGAAGCCCTTCTGactccagctgaagtcagtttGTCTACTGAATGCATAATGACACAGTCAGTAGTGGAGCAGGTTGAACAGGGACAAAATTCAGATGCACATGAGGAAACCTCTGAGCATGTGCAGCCTACTGAAACAGTAGAGGCCATGGATATCTCTACAGGAGACTAA